A segment of the Chitinophagaceae bacterium genome:
TGGCTTTGCCATTACACGTACTACATCCATTTCTTTTTTATAAGCTGAAGGCGATGTAACATCTGTTTGTTTGCTGATGATGACTGTCCATTCAGTAGCTGAAGGAATAGTGAGTAAGCCATATTTACCTGCAGGAATTTTTGTTCCTCCAATAGTTACTTCATCTGTAAAGGTTAAGGTTGTTGCGCCGTTGGCACCAGTGCGCCATACTTTATCAAAAGGTACCAGGTCGCCGAAAATTTTACGGCCTTTCATATTCGGGCGGCTGTAAGAAAGTTCAATACTTCCAAGTCCGAAATCCTGTTTAACGGTTTGAGTGGTTGAAGGTTGAGGTGTTTTTAACTGTTGCGCCTCTGCCATAAGAATAGAAGCAACGCAAATGGCTGATAAAAGAAATTGTTTCATTTTTGACAAGTGATTTAGTTGCCAAAGATAGGGAAGTGCATGAAAGCGGCAGAAGATTTATATAAGCGGAATCAGAACTGAATGGTTAACCTGGCACGCTCTTTTTTACCTGTTTTTGATTTCCATTTCGGTCCTTCTTTAATAATGCGGATTGCTTCGTTGTTACAGGTAGTACAACTGGAACGTTCTACTTTCAGGTTGGCTAAAGAACCATCCGGATTTACATCAAACGAAACCTCCACTTCTTTTTTCTCAGTTGACTGTTTTTTTAAGTTAAGATCGGCTTCACGCAGGTTGTTGACGATATAGGTGCTGTAGTTTTTCCACCCATCCGCCGGTTCGCTCTCCATTTCAGTTACTTCTGTTTTCATGGCAGAAGGGCGGTCCTTATTTTTTTCATACAAGCGATCAAGGGTTGGTGCATTTGCAATAACTGATTCGTCTTTCAGTACAATTTTTTGTGTTTGATTGCTTCTTAATTGCAGGGAGTTACTGAAATAACCAACTGACTTTGTTTCTACATTCAAAACTGTATCGGATGATACGAGGATAAAATTTCCTTTTGCATCAGCGTAGGTTCCTACGCCTGATTTTACTTCTGTTATATTGGCAAAGGGAAGTGGCTGATTGTTTTCATCTACCACCACACCACTGAATTTATTAAGGTTAACAAAATTGGATTTCTTTTTTTCTTCCTGCTTTTTTACAACTACTTCATTCAAGGTTTGGTCATCATTTACTTTTGATTGAACAGCTGCTACGCTTCCACTTGCAACAGGTTGTTCTTTTACAATTGCGGGTTTTGTTTCTGCAACTGCCGGTTCATTTGCAGGTGCTGTTGTTGTTTCCAAATCCTTTACCGGCCTTTCTGTTTTATAAGAAGGTGTGGAGGCAGGAGGAGTAACAATATTCTTCGCATTGTCGTTTACTGCAACAGTGTTTGAATCAACTGCAGTTTCTGTCTGTACAGTTGATGAAGTATCTTTCTTTGTAAGTTCAGCAACTGGAGCTGTATTTTTTATTTCTGTTTGATTGAACATGCGGTACAGCACAACGGAAGCACTTAATAAAATGATCAATCCTGCAGCAATGCTCATCCACTGGCGGAAGGAACCTTTGATAACAATACCTGTTTTCTGTTTCTTTTCTTCCAGCCGTTCTTTCAGTTCTGTAAGATCGGCCTGTACATTTATTTTATCAAGGGATGTACGGTATCCATCAACTGCATCATCCAGGAACGGATCATCCATCATTGCCTGTTCAAAGGCATGCATTTCAGCAGTACTCATTTTTTTGCTGAGGTAACGTTCAATATCGTGTGCGTTGTAGTTGATCTTTTTTCTTTTACTAATGACTATTTACTTCTGTTTACTGATTCGTTGTTTTCCTTGCAGCTAAAAGCGATCAGCTTACAGCTTTTTCTTCCATACAAAGTTTCAAATTTCTCCGTCCATTCTGAATATTACTTCTCACTTTATTCCAGTCAATCCCGGTTTGTTCCATAATATCATTATAACACTTCCCCTGTAAATAGAACAAGGTAACACAGGTTTTTTGTTCTGCCGAAAGCTGTTCCAGGCATTTTTCCATACCTGTAAGTTGTTCTTCCTTCTGCATTACACCCTCCAGATGCAGCATTTCCTCCGTTTGCATAAACTGTTCGGATATTTCTACCATATGGTGGCCTTTTTCCCGGCGCAGCTGCATCAGGCAGTGGTTGCGGCTCAGGGTATAGAGCCAGCTTTTGAAATTACTTACTTCATGCTGTTTCAATTTGGTAATCAGTTCCTCGTAAATATTGATCACGGCATCCTTCGAGGTCTCAGGGTCTTTGAGGTACTTGAGGCAAACACCGTAAATAAGATCCATATAGCGCTGGTAGAGGATGGAAAGTGTGTTTAAATCACCATCCGCCCGGTAAAAATGTACCAGCTCAGTATCTGAATAGTTGTTCTTTTCTTTTTCCCGGATGAATGCCAAGTAAAACAGTTGAGGGCGGAAGTTAGGTAAAAATATTTTTCGGGCTGGTTGTGTAATTGTGAAAGTGGCTGCATCTGATTTAAAAATCACAATTTATGCGTTACATCATCACCGCAGTTATCCTGGTAGCTGCCATCATCAACACCGGTTTTTATGAACCTGTTACAATTTCAGGTAAAGTAACAGATGAAAACGGATCGCCGCTTGCAGGTGTTTCTGTTTTTGAAAAAGGAAAGAAGAACGGAACTGCAACAGATGCTGCAGGAGCGTTCAGTATGAAAGTATCAAACAGTAAGGCAACCTTAGTGTTTTCTTATGTTGGGTACTCATCCAAAGAAGTAGGGCTGAGAGAACACACTTATATATCAGTTTCATTATCGCCATCAACTCAGCCATTAGAGGAAGTGATTGTAACAGGGTATGGAGAACTTAAGAAAAAAGAAATGACTGCCTCCGTTGCTACAGTTCTTCAGGGTAAATCGGCCGGGATTTCGATCAATCGAAATTATTCACCAGGTTATATAAAAGATGAAGAAAATTTTAATACCGAAGATTATGATGGTATTACCGAAAATCGTTTCCGTAAAGTAAATGATGAGCCTCTTTCTACTTTCTCCATTGATGTGGATGGTGCATCTTACAGCAATGTGCGCCGCATGATTAACTATGGACAGCTGCCACCGGCAGGCGCTGTACGTGTGGAAGAGTTCATCAACTATTTCAAATACAAATATCCTCAGCCAGTTGATAATGATCCATTCAGTATTAATACAGAAATGAGTGTTTGTCCTTGGAATAAACAGCACAAATTAGTGATGATTGGTTTGCAGGGAAAACAAATTGCAACAGATAAACTGCCTCCATCAAACCTTGTATTCCTCATTGATGTGAGCGGTTCTATGAGCGATCCCAATAAACTACCATTGGTCAAAGCGTCATTAAAATTATTGGTTGATCAGTTGCGTGAACAGGATAATGTTGCCATTGTAGTGTATGCAGGTGCAGCAGGGTTGGTTTTACCATCTACAAGTGGAATGAACAAAGAAAAAATTATTGCAGCAATTGATAAACTGGAAGCTGGTGGTTCAACAGCAGGCGGAGCGGGAATTCAATTAGCATACAAAGTGGCCAAGGAACAATTCAAGAAAGGCGGTAACAACCGTGTAATCCTTTGTACGGATGGTGATTTCAATGTTGGTATGAGCAGTGATGATGCAATGGAACGGTTGATTGAAGAAGAACGTAAAAGCGGTGTATTCTTAACTGTACTTGGTTATGGCATGGGAAATTACAAAGACAATAAAATGCAGAAACTTGCCAACAAGGGAAATGGTAATCATGCCTATATCGATGGAATGAATGAAGCAAAGAAAGTACTGGTGAATGAATTTGGAGGAACCATGTTCACCATTGCCAAAGATGTAAAGCTGCAGATTGAATTCAATCCTGCACTGGTACAGGGGTATCGGCTGGTGGGTTACGAAAACCGAATGCTCAACAAAGAAGATTTCAACAATGATAAGAAAGATGCGGGTGAATTGGGAAGCGGTCATACCGTTACTGCCCTGTATGAAATTATTCCGGTTGGAGTGGAAAGCGAATTCCTGGAAGATGTGGATGAGTTAAAATACCAGAAGCTGCCAAAGAATAAGAAGAGTGAATTGAAGAATGAAATCATGACAATCAAATTCCGTTACAAAGAACCCGATGGAGATGTAAGTAAATTGATTGTACATCCGGTAACAGATGAAAAAGTTCCTGTTGATCAGACTTCAGAGAATTTCCGTTTCGTAAGTGCGGTTGCACAGTTTGGAATGCTGCTGCGTAATTCAGAATTCAAAGCAGATGCATCTTATGAAAAAGTGCTGAAGCTGGCAACCGGTTCATTGGGAAAAGATGAAGAAGGTTACAGGGCTGAGTTTATTAAACTGGTACAGCATGTAACAAGTATTGCGAAGAAAGAGAATAAGCACAAGGAAAGTGTGGTGATAGAAGAATAAGAACTGTCAATGGTCAGGCCGCTCAAAGCGGCCAGACCTTTTTTAATCAAAACAAATATGCCATGAGAATAAAACTGACGATGCTTTTATTGATGCTTCAATCATTTACCGTAACAGCACAGCCAACTGTTCCCAATATTGGTAAAATGCCTGGTGAAAAAAGTTCTTTAGCAAAATCTTCAGGCACCCCGGGCAAATCTCCAGTAATAATCATAAGATGCAGAGCAACAATTCAACAAGGCAATGTGCCTCTGTATGTAGTTGATGGAGTTCCTTACGAACCGGATCAAATCAAATCCATCAAGCCAAATGATATTGAGAGTATTGATATTATAAAGGCACCTTTAACTGAAGCTATTTTTAGTTGCAGGGCTCCAAGAAGCGCAGTTATTATCATCACAACTAAGAAAGCATATGAAAGGAAGTTTACAATCAAAGATTCAAAGGACAGGGTAGGGGTTGGTTTTGCAACAATCACTGCCACTTCATTGAAAACAGGTGATTCCGTTTCATTTGTGGCCAATGAGTTTGGAAGAATTAAAACAGACTTATTAAAATCGCTGGATTATAAATTAAAAATTTCAAGTGCTGGCTATAAGACCAGAGAGCTTTCTCTTAGAGATACAGCCCGGAACAGGAATGAGATTTTACTTCAACGAGATGTGATTGAACTGAAATCAGTTGATGTTGTTGGATACAGAACGATTCGTTGCAGGACTATTTCATGTGGCATGCAGGGTGTTTCAATTTGCAGATGGGTAACCAATAAACAGGGTAATCAACTTAACAATGTTTCGCCAAAATGGAATGTTTATCCCAACCCTGTTGCCCAATCAGGAACAATTAGCATATCCTTTCCAAATGTTAAAGAAGGTCTTTATCAAATCCGTTTAACAGGTTCATCAGGGCAATTGATCTACAGTTGTCAAAAACAAATCAGCAGTAAGAATCAAACAGAACAGATTCATTTAACAGCTCATACAGCGGCCGGAATTTATTTACTACAGATAGTAGATGAACAGCATAAAACAGTGCAAAGCAGTAAGCTGATTGTACAGTAACGTATTGCAAACCGGGTTATTTCGAAATGACACGGTTTTTTTGTTATCCACATTTTCCTGCTTTTGGTTTGATATTTGCAATTATCATTTTATCCCAGAGTTTCCTTATTTGTGAAACTATCCATGTATCTCAGGCAGCAAGTATTTTTAAACTTACATAAACCACGGGAAAGGTGATGAGTAATCTATTTATTTTACCGGGCAGCATTTTTACATTTAGCACAAATGAATTAATGGTCGTGTTTGCAGGGGCATTACTAAGCGGCTTTTTTGTTAAAGTCATTCTTTGATAAAGTATGGCCCCGTGCAAAAAAAGGTAATGCTGAACAGATGGAACTGGAGCTTGAAACCCTTCAGAGTAAGTTCAGTGCAGAAATAATAAAAAAGGAAGAAGAGGCAAAAAGTTTCCAGGAAGAAATGAAGCAATCAGAAAAGAAAAACTTTGATCTGCAACTGCAATACGCCAAAGCATTGAATCATATTGAAAATATGAAGTCGGGTTTGCAGGATGATGAATGGGATAGCGAAAATAATATCAATGTTACAGCCAATCAGGTATTACTTAATCTGCATAATAAAATCAGTCAGCAGGAAGAAAATCTCTTACATCTCGAACAGCGTCTTGCACAAACAGAGCAACAGCGACTTGATACTGACGTATTGTATCAACAGGAACTTACTGCGTTTTCTGACTATAAAAAACTCATTGAAGAACAACAGAAAGAAGAAGAACTGATTGTTGCGAAATTACAGAAGCAACTCAGGGAAAAGGAAGATCAGGAGAAAATATATGAAGATAAGATCAGGGCATTTGATGAAAATAAAACAGAAGAATTTTTAAAGCAGGAAATACTGCAATTGCAGAATAAATTAAATAGCCAGTCTGAAGAGTATACAGCTGCTGCAACCATTTCACAAAAAGAAGAAATAGCCATTATCCGCACAAAAGCCGAAGAAGTTTCTGCATCAATTGAAGGGTTCAGGGATCATTTAACGGGAATTTTCCGTGATGCTTATTCCTATGAACAGCTTTTGTCGAGTAATGAACGGTTGAATCAAACCATTAACCAGGTGCAACAGGAAAAGCAGATGGCAGAAGAACTGTTAATCGCATTTCAGCAGCAACATCAAACTGTACTTACAGCTGAAGCTGAACAGAAAGAATTCATTGAAACACTTCGACAGCAAATTGCTGAAAAGTCGAATGCAATGGGAGAGTTACAGCAGATCAGAGACGAATTGCAGGTATCAGTGAATGAATTAACAATGAAGCTGTCAGAAAAAGAACGTATTTCAAGAGAAATGATCCATGCTATGAAAGACATTGAACACAGGTTTGGTGGCTCGCATGAAAACTATGAAGACGGAGCGGCAGTTATGGAAAATGGCGACATGCATTACAGATAAAATTCAACATCTTTTAAAACCCTGCTATGTTATTCAATATCCATGACGTAAGAACTTCCCTTGTGGAGAAGTTTGGTGAAGCTGTTATTTATTTACAGGATTTATCAGGCAGCGAATCGTTTGTTGTGAATCCTACTTACCAGCTTTGCGTATTTAATTATTTACTGTTTGAAAAAAACTGGAAGTTTGATACGTTGAAAGATATTGCTCTTTCATTTAACCCTGAGCTGAGCAGTTGTGAATATTCTCTGCAATACCAGTTAAACAGCAAATTATTTAACAACAGGTTGAAATTACTCCTGCCTGTTAATTTTTCTAAACGACAGGTTTTTTCCCTCAGTAACCGGTATAACAATGCACTGAAAATGGAGAAGGAGATTGAAAGCATTTACAAGATTCAGTTTGTAACAAAGCCCACCAGGTTTGCAAGAATCAGGAAGCAGTTAACTGAAAAATGAATCCGATTATGAATAATTTAACGGTGCCGAATTTCTTTTGATCATTTTATTTATGACCAAAGCCCGGATGAAACTGCTCTACTGTTTTTCTTAGAAACTCCCTGTCGAGGTGCGTATATATTTCAGTAGTGGTAATACTTTCATGCCCCAGCATTTCCTGTACAGCACGAAGATCAGCGCCGCCCTCCACCAAATGTGTGGCAAATGAATGACGGAAGGTATGAGGTGAAATATTCTTTTTTATTTCAGCCTGAATGGCCAGTTCTTTTATAATCAGAAAGATCATAATCCTTGATAATTCGTTTCCATATTTATTCAGGAACAAATAATCTTCTTTGCCCGGTTTGATCTTTTGATGAACACGGATATCATCTTTATAAATAGTGATATACTTAATGGCACTGCCGCCAATGGGCACCAGCCTTTCTTTATCTCCTTGCCAATAACACGGATAAAGCCAACATCTAAATAAAGATTCGAAAGTTTAAGGTTCACCACTTCACTTACACGCAGGCCGCAACTGTACATTGTTTCAAGAATGGCTTTGTTGCGTCCTCCTTCAGGTTTACTGAAATCAATTTTATTCATCATGCTTTCAATTTCCTCAAAGCTCAATGTATCAGGTAACGCTCTCTTTAACTTTGGTGCTTCCAGTAATGCAGTAGGATCTTTTACCGTGATCTGTTCCAGCAAACAATATTTGTAAAACTGCCGCAGCCCGGAAATGATTCTTGCCTGGCTGCCTGCACTCAATCCGAGTTCTGTAATCCATTTCAGGAACTGCTGCAAGTCTTTTAATGTAAGATCAGCAGGGGCTTTCAGATTATTGATCACCTGCAGGTATTGTGTCAGCATCTCTACATCATGCAGATATGCCACCACTGAATTTTCACTCAGCGACTTTTCTAACTGAAGGTAAGCTTTGAATCCCTTTTTATACGGTTCCCACATGAACTTTCTTGAATTGAAGATTGAAAGATAAGAACAAATAGTTGCCACTAAGACGCAAAGACACCAAGAAAAATCAACAGAATTTTGGTGAACTTTCTGTCTTTGAGTCTTTGTGGCACA
Coding sequences within it:
- a CDS encoding carboxypeptidase-like regulatory domain-containing protein, with protein sequence MSTAEMHAFEQAMMDDPFLDDAVDGYRTSLDKINVQADLTELKERLEEKKQKTGIVIKGSFRQWMSIAAGLIILLSASVVLYRMFNQTEIKNTAPVAELTKKDTSSTVQTETAVDSNTVAVNDNAKNIVTPPASTPSYKTERPVKDLETTTAPANEPAVAETKPAIVKEQPVASGSVAAVQSKVNDDQTLNEVVVKKQEEKKKSNFVNLNKFSGVVVDENNQPLPFANITEVKSGVGTYADAKGNFILVSSDTVLNVETKSVGYFSNSLQLRSNQTQKIVLKDESVIANAPTLDRLYEKNKDRPSAMKTEVTEMESEPADGWKNYSTYIVNNLREADLNLKKQSTEKKEVEVSFDVNPDGSLANLKVERSSCTTCNNEAIRIIKEGPKWKSKTGKKERARLTIQF
- a CDS encoding sigma-70 family RNA polymerase sigma factor, which encodes MAFIREKEKNNYSDTELVHFYRADGDLNTLSILYQRYMDLIYGVCLKYLKDPETSKDAVINIYEELITKLKQHEVSNFKSWLYTLSRNHCLMQLRREKGHHMVEISEQFMQTEEMLHLEGVMQKEEQLTGMEKCLEQLSAEQKTCVTLFYLQGKCYNDIMEQTGIDWNKVRSNIQNGRRNLKLCMEEKAVS
- a CDS encoding von Willebrand factor type A domain-containing protein yields the protein MRYIITAVILVAAIINTGFYEPVTISGKVTDENGSPLAGVSVFEKGKKNGTATDAAGAFSMKVSNSKATLVFSYVGYSSKEVGLREHTYISVSLSPSTQPLEEVIVTGYGELKKKEMTASVATVLQGKSAGISINRNYSPGYIKDEENFNTEDYDGITENRFRKVNDEPLSTFSIDVDGASYSNVRRMINYGQLPPAGAVRVEEFINYFKYKYPQPVDNDPFSINTEMSVCPWNKQHKLVMIGLQGKQIATDKLPPSNLVFLIDVSGSMSDPNKLPLVKASLKLLVDQLREQDNVAIVVYAGAAGLVLPSTSGMNKEKIIAAIDKLEAGGSTAGGAGIQLAYKVAKEQFKKGGNNRVILCTDGDFNVGMSSDDAMERLIEEERKSGVFLTVLGYGMGNYKDNKMQKLANKGNGNHAYIDGMNEAKKVLVNEFGGTMFTIAKDVKLQIEFNPALVQGYRLVGYENRMLNKEDFNNDKKDAGELGSGHTVTALYEIIPVGVESEFLEDVDELKYQKLPKNKKSELKNEIMTIKFRYKEPDGDVSKLIVHPVTDEKVPVDQTSENFRFVSAVAQFGMLLRNSEFKADASYEKVLKLATGSLGKDEEGYRAEFIKLVQHVTSIAKKENKHKESVVIEE
- a CDS encoding T9SS type A sorting domain-containing protein, which gives rise to MRIKLTMLLLMLQSFTVTAQPTVPNIGKMPGEKSSLAKSSGTPGKSPVIIIRCRATIQQGNVPLYVVDGVPYEPDQIKSIKPNDIESIDIIKAPLTEAIFSCRAPRSAVIIITTKKAYERKFTIKDSKDRVGVGFATITATSLKTGDSVSFVANEFGRIKTDLLKSLDYKLKISSAGYKTRELSLRDTARNRNEILLQRDVIELKSVDVVGYRTIRCRTISCGMQGVSICRWVTNKQGNQLNNVSPKWNVYPNPVAQSGTISISFPNVKEGLYQIRLTGSSGQLIYSCQKQISSKNQTEQIHLTAHTAAGIYLLQIVDEQHKTVQSSKLIVQ
- a CDS encoding tyrosine-type recombinase/integrase, with amino-acid sequence MVPIGGSAIKYITIYKDDIRVHQKIKPGKEDYLFLNKYGNELSRIMIFLIIKELAIQAEIKKNISPHTFRHSFATHLVEGGADLRAVQEMLGHESITTTEIYTHLDREFLRKTVEQFHPGFGHK
- a CDS encoding site-specific integrase, with protein sequence MWEPYKKGFKAYLQLEKSLSENSVVAYLHDVEMLTQYLQVINNLKAPADLTLKDLQQFLKWITELGLSAGSQARIISGLRQFYKYCLLEQITVKDPTALLEAPKLKRALPDTLSFEEIESMMNKIDFSKPEGGRNKAILETMYSCGLRVSEVVNLKLSNLYLDVGFIRVIGKEIKKGWCPLAAVPLSISLFIKMISVFIKRSNRAKKIICS